cagactttggaattttatttgttttagtgatctcaaaaatgtatttctggcccaatgtttaacactaacatcttgttttaataacgttaaattgttcttccagatgacagaattctgaagagtataaagacagaagaaattaactagttaaagaacaaattgaaaataacaaataaagctggaaccgaatattgcattaacatgtgaacacattttgtaaaatttggtttatttggaAATCACTTATATTTTTGGTAAATTAAGTGACTGTATTATGGTTAATGCAGTCGGATCATCACCGATTACATCCGAGTTTGATTCCCTGGCAGTGTGAGATGCTCAGcctcctgatacctctgttcacctagcagtaaatattaacctggaaattagtcaactgttgagggatgcatcctgaggaaggtctgtcgttggcttaggaaggcctacacaagcctaacaagctgcccgtctccgacagtgagaaacaatgttatgtttttaaacataatataataacaaaaccaGCGTGGGACATTTACTGCTTGTGTGAAACTTGACAACAGTTGTGTGAGGTGAGAATCATACGGCCCAATATGGCGGCCTCGAGTCCTGTTATCCAACCGGAAGATGTGAACAGACTGCGGTATGGACTGGCTGTGACTAAGGCAGGACGAGACGCGCTAGCAAGTGTGTTTATGTGGTCGTACCGGGGCACCTTCCCAGTAGTGACTTACCTCACTCAGGACTTGGGGTACACCAATGCTCAGTACAGGCGTGTCTTCGATGATCACCAGAGGAAGACACTCGAAGCTTCCACTGACGCGGCAACTTTTGACATCACCCTGTTGTATAAACTCCTGCaacgtgtgtgtggtctggctgagatgaatgaccccacgtggaccactccagggcctcggggaccatcacttgaacacCTCATTTACAGCCTGAAGCAACACCGAAACACGTTGGCCCATGATAATGTGGGAATGTCAGAGCAAGATCTTACATCAACACTGACGGAGCTCAGTGACTTATTGGCTAAGATGCTGGCTGAGGCCGGCGTCCGGTGTGGGACAAACAGCCAggatgtggaccacgtgaccagagaTGTCACCAAGTATATTGGTGGTCTGCTAGCGAAGGTCAGAGAGCCGCTGGATCCCTCAGATGTGGCGTACTTGCCACAGCTCCGCCAGGAGATTAAGATGTTCAAAAGCCACATCAGAGAAGAGGTTAAGCAGATGAGCAAGCAGGAGCTAACTGACGGGTATAAACTGCTGTACCAGATTGTTCCCGCACCCTGGCTCCTCCTCAACATTAACTACAACCCAAGTCTTGCTTTTACACGACTGCGACTCCTTGAAGATCCCGTCATAGGGGCAAGACCCTCCCACGCTGCCAAGGGTCAGGATATAAACTATGAAGACATCTTGAGTATGAGACGAGAGGACGGAAGAGTCCCTCAGTGTGTCATCCTGACGGGGGAAGGTGGTATGGGCAAGACAACTttactcaagctcatcctcgagaaGTGGGTAGAGGACCCTGCTGCCATACGTCACCTGGGCACTGTGGACCTCGTTTTCTATGTACAGTGCAGGGACACACATCTTAATACCTTCGATGGTCTCCTCCGCCAGTTACTGACTCAAACACTTAGTGATTCTGGTGTCGACTTCCAGCTGTTTAAGGAGATAATCTTGAGCTTAAATATATTAGTCCTGATTGACGGCTACGACGAGGTCAACGACCATTCAGGAAGGCTGGTGAAGGAGCTGTTGCACCTGCCTGGCAAGGATGTGAGGTTGGTGATAACCACACGGCCGGGGTGGGACCAACAACTGTCACAGCTCgtcccacacaccagacctcgctgcaacatcctcgtcttgggcatcactccagaacgtcgcgtggagttcgccgagagaaccatcaaggtgctggtggaggaagagtgccaacggagtgtcatcacagggaggtttacccagcagctggagcagatgagtcagttcctgggtgagtacctcaacactccactcaccttgaccttgttggcgctgctgtgtgtcgaggctccagaagaatttaacaacctcaccacaaacACTCAAGTCTACGAGAAGATTCATGACTTCATAACCAACAAATTAGTGTCCAGACTCACAGACAAACACGTGACCGAACCCAAAGGAAAATGTGACGAAAATGTGAGAAAGTTTTTGAGGTTCTTAGAAGAGATTAGTTTAAAAGGGGTCCTGAGGAAGGAGTACGACCTTTGGCCGGAGACGGAAGCGGAGATTAGGGagaagtgtgacactctgggactgccgcaggaggaggtcttgtccaactatttcacaagaaccagctaccgtcggggcctcaatgtggtgtgggtgtttggctattttcacgccaggtaccaggagtattgTGCCAGCAGGAGGCTGGTCGATCTCTTGTTGAAGGCTGAGCAAGACCGAGGTGATCCAGCATCACACCGTGTGTCAGGGGAAAGGTCTATAATCATTGACCTCTTGGTGGATGTTGTACGTAAGAAAAAGGGTTccttgggagaacacctgagatgGTCAACGTTTGATATTCGCGACGTGAAGGATGAGCTTTGGGCGTGTAACAGATGGTGGAACATTTTAGTCCGCACTACCGGGGTGCTGTGTGCCCGGGGAGTTGAGCACAGGTTCATTACTCACATAATTGACCTGTGTGTGATAGTTACACCTGAGCCTGACGAGCTGTTGAA
This window of the Procambarus clarkii isolate CNS0578487 chromosome 46, FALCON_Pclarkii_2.0, whole genome shotgun sequence genome carries:
- the LOC138350647 gene encoding uncharacterized protein; the encoded protein is MAASSPVIQPEDVNRLRYGLAVTKAGRDALASVFMWSYRGTFPVVTYLTQDLGYTNAQYRRVFDDHQRKTLEASTDAATFDITLLYKLLQRVCGLAEMNDPTWTTPGPRGPSLEHLIYSLKQHRNTLAHDNVGMSEQDLTSTLTELSDLLAKMLAEAGVRCGTNSQDVDHVTRDVTKYIGGLLAKVREPLDPSDVAYLPQLRQEIKMFKSHIREEVKQMSKQELTDGYKLLYQIVPAPWLLLNINYNPSLAFTRLRLLEDPVIGARPSHAAKGQDINYEDILSMRREDGRVPQCVILTGEGGMGKTTLLKLILEKWVEDPAAIRHLGTVDLVFYVQCRDTHLNTFDGLLRQLLTQTLSDSGVDFQLFKEIILSLNILVLIDGYDEVNDHSGRLVKELLHLPGKDVRLVITTRPGWDQQLSQLVPHTRPRCNILVLGITPERRVEFAERTIKVLVEEECQRSVITGRFTQQLEQMSQFLGEYLNTPLTLTLLALLCVEAPEEFNNLTTNTQVYEKIHDFITNKLVSRLTDKHVTEPKGKCDENVRKFLRFLEEISLKGVLRKEYDLWPETEAEIREKCDTLGLPQEEVLSNYFTRTSYRRGLNVVWVFGYFHARYQEYCASRRLVDLLLKAEQDRGDPASHRVSGERSIIIDLLVDVVRKKKGSLGEHLRWSTFDIRDVKDELWACNRWWNILVRTTGVLCARGVEHRFITHIIDLCVIVTPEPDELLKHVAESRGSEHVIQAVCEKLRTVQEWRIVNVDSWVVLPLVLKKVTPKNIYLNIKDTPQLKQRLSPLSVLAKMKVPITLDLYDSLDSKETRDIPKQCLERLTVPGSKCTLEGFRGDLSEAAIPLLPHTLETLILRLTLQQLPVLIRHLPHLPHLQRLGIILDDTGYVDPDTLDATGYVEPVTLGATGYVDPDTLDATGYVNPDTLDATGYVDPDTLDATGYVNPDTLDATGYGDPDTLDATGYVHPDTLDATGYGDPNTLDATGYVHPDTLDATGYVDPDTLDATGYVDPDTLGSLPYQGRTLRLTIIRGLTDDDPAIDWCCHLAAQLRPPSRGGYSRLDFHDTRLTSVGVERLLRELHRRGVTGDFLSIMIRCSEDREDSKENKRYLRELGASLNNFNDVYIRQIVETSLTRPIMYKDTSTRSWLLRPASRDQ